The stretch of DNA GAAGCTTCACCTTTTCTTCACCAAAAGGATTCTCGTCAAACTCTGTTTTGTCATCGTCGTCAAAAATTTTGTCTTCCTCCGGAGCCGCTTTACGCAAACTCATCGCTTGAACCACCGTTGCTAAGCTCTGAACTTGAGCTCGAAGTTCTGCGATGGCTTGGCGATTAAGCTCTCCCTCACTTGGCTGGACTTCTTTCTTAGGTCGCGGCATGGTTACAGATCgtaacctggctctgataccaacctGGCGCAGCGTAAGAACTGGTTTGTAGCTAAATCAAGGGAATTAAGTTATTCTCTTGAGACCTACTTCGCTCAATCAAGAGATTTGTGCAAATCTCTTGAGACCGACTTCCTGTTTTTGATGAAACTAATCGAATCAAGACAAGGGTTGGGAGAAAATCtcgtttattaattatcaaaagcTGCTTATTAAAAGAGACGATGAAAAGCTTATATAGGCGAGGTCACAACCGACCTTGAGACACCAACCCTAGACACATAAGGCTAGCTAAAATAGAAGTTTacttagaaaaggaaaacataaaatggaaataCTAAAGCACCAGTAAATCCTTGATCCTTGAATAAGAAGTCATGAAGATGTCGCTACATCAGGACTTGAACTCGGGAATGTTTTCAGGACTTTGCTTTCGCACAAGGCTCCGGTTTTACAGAGTTTCCATCTCAATGTTCGTTTAGGTACATGTAACAGTGTACTGGATACTGGAATCATTACTGGAATTGCATTATCCCGCAATGTGCGTGAGTTGGTACTCGAAGTTGAATCTGACACGTTTTTCACGTTTCCTAGATGCTTGTATAATTGTGAAACACTAGAGACTTTGAAACTCAAGACTAGGGCGGCTATTACGGATGTCCCTTCAACAGTGTGTATGAAATCCCTCAGAACTCTGCACCTTGACGGTGTGGACTTCAACGACGATGATTCTGTTCTTAACCTTTTATCTGGCTGCCCTAATCTTGAAAATTTGGAAGTGCATAGAGATCTAGGTACCAATGTGAAAACTTACATTATTGCAGCCATCCTTACAGAGACTATCAATTTATAATAACTATCGTGGAAATCAACATTATGTGATAAGTGCTCCTTCTTTGAAATACTTGAAGATTCAAGGGTTCAATGCTCCGGAGTCTTGTTTGATTCAGAACGTACCTGAGCTGGTGGAGGCCAGTATAACGAATCTAGATAACATAATCGATGAGAACCTTCTGGGACCTCTCACTTCAGTCAAACGTCTTTCCTTGGCTTTATCACCCGTGAAGGTAGATTTGCATGTTGTCTTGTAATCGATTACGTTGCTATTACATTACTCTTTTTGTACTAATACTGTCTCATGCTCGTAGGTGAAGTTTCCTACCGGTAGCATCATCTTCAACCATCTTGTATACTTGGAGCTATTTACAACTAAAGTAACGTGGTGGAATCTTCTTACCCTCATGCTCGATAGTTCTCCTAAATTGCAAGTCCTCAAACTCAACAGTGTAAGCAAATTAATGTTCATATATGTCTGTAATATTGCCAGATTGGTTTTTAGATTTGCTGatctatatatagaaataaCATGCGTTGTATTTGCCCCCTCAGCGAGGTtggatagacgattttgtggcTCGTGGAGAATGGAATCAACCAAAGAATGTTCCTGAGTGCTTGTTGCTTCATCTGGAGACATTCATGTGGGAAAGCTACAAATGGGATCGACAAGATGAGATTGAGGTGGCGAAATACATCCTAAGTAACACAAAATATTTGAAGAGAGCTGCTTTCACCTTAAAAAACATCAATCTTGAAGATAGGCGTGTGGTGGTCAAGGATTTGAAAAGTGTTGTCAAGGATACAAATTCATGCCAAATTCAATTCAAATGATGAAAAACGTATAACATGTTAGGAGGGTCTTTGTTAGAAACTGTTTCTAGGGATTTATATCTCCTTTCAAGATGTTGAGTTTCAGTCACGTTTGGGAATATATACTACAATCTTaaggtttgagtttttaatttaattgtagCTTTTTTGCATGTGGGAGAATTACGTAATCAAAAATAGATTTGATGAGTAAGAATTCTAaaagaatggtaaaaaaaacGAGAAGTATTCGAAGCTTTCTTGGTCACTATcaaaatcatatgaaaaaaaTCCCATAATTTCTTTCTAAACCTCAATTTGTTTAAtatgaagaatgaaaaaaaaaaacaattaaatcaacCGCGATTAGCTGTGGAGGAAGGTACATTTGGAGGTATTAGAAGCTTTTTGACATTGTTAAaccttcttcttattttcgtTCCTACTGCTGCTTGTCTCTTCCCTTTCTGCTCCTTAATTAAGAAACGTacattataatttgtaaaagcGTTAGTGCGTTACATTTTCAAACGCAATatgcaaaaagaaattaaacaagATGTTACGTTGCATGCATATGAAGTTTGTATTCGAGtatgtttgagttttgtttattgttgttacCAAACTCAACTTTTCAAGCattcaaaatttgtgtttttcgtGTAATTACTATAGTATATACCTTGTTTTCATCTGAAATGTGCTTGTTCCGTTGCAAGTCATCGTCTGGAAGTCATATATAACAGTTGCATTAGTATCAACCAAATGTAGTTTAGGTCCTTGcaacaaaatattataagaaacaTTAGCAAACAAACGAAACTTAACTGTCATCATTAGGATCTCTAGGGAAAACGCAATAAATACGAAAACTGGGAGATGAGGGTGAAACTTTTAGCTCgtctcctttctcttcttcacctttACATTCAGTTTCGTCCTCTTTACTCGTCTGTTCACCATTGGTTTTGGAATTTTTACTATGTGTTGATGATATCTCAAGAAGGTCTTTATCCGAAACGAAACTATCAGCAGTTTCGCTATCTTTACCGATTGATCCTTTCCGAGTTATAATCTTCAAATCCccaccttcttctcctccttcatcTGTCTCCGGCCTTGAAACACCACAACCCATTTTGTAGGAAAAAGCCGGAGCAAAGGTAGGGAACAAAATAGTTGACCAGAGAAAAAATTAGTCAGACAAAGATAACGTCCATTGACactaaagaaacaagaaagtaaattttttttttttttttgttaattaaccaacaaaacaaaagaaccacCAATTTAAATGGGAGATGGTCTTATCTCTTGACTAAAATTAGTGAACCAAAAAACCTTTTTAGTAAAGTAGGTTATTTTATCCCTTATCTTTTCATAGCAAAACCACTAATTCATCATCATTACAGATAACAAACCCTTAGGTTTGAGATTTTTTGTAGGgaatttctaacaaattctacAAATCTGGTTTATTAGTTATAGCATACTCTCACacaagttttaaaaagaaaagttaggTTCAAGTccaaaaacatatgtaaaatcaGGATTACGCAGTCTAtacttgaatattttttccaatttaGAGGTGTAATTTGGTTTAATCTAACTAGAAATGTATAACTCAATGCATACTTCCTTCCATTTaagtttaaatgttattttagatatttaataATACAAGTTTTCAGTAGGGGTgggcaaaaaaaaaccataattcgaaaaactgaaccgaaccaaaccgatataaatggtttggtttggttatagtTTAGTGTAAAAGTTCATTTGGTTGTCATATTTATTAACCAAAtggtttatgtttggtttggttaaaaaccgtaaaaccgaatgatttttttggttttgatgaatatttagaatatctatatataattattgtatATGTGCACTTTATTATGTTTAATAATATCTTTACTATTTGTTTATTGGAGTTCTAactatttgaattattttctttggattttacATGGAAGATTTGAGTTAACGAAACTAGATTAGATTctgttatttaaaattatgtatacCTTATTGATTGA from Camelina sativa cultivar DH55 chromosome 9, Cs, whole genome shotgun sequence encodes:
- the LOC104710508 gene encoding uncharacterized protein LOC104710508 isoform X1 codes for the protein MGCGVSRPETDEGGEEGGDLKIITRKGSIGKDSETADSFVSDKDLLEISSTHSKNSKTNGEQTSKEDETECKGEEEKGDELKVSPSSPSFRIYCVFPRDPNDDNDDLQRNKHISDENKEQKGKRQAAVGTKIRRRFNNVKKLLIPPNVPSSTANRG
- the LOC104710508 gene encoding uncharacterized protein LOC104710508 isoform X2, whose amino-acid sequence is MGCGVSRPETDEGGEEGGDLKIITRKGSIGKDSETADSFVSDKDLLEISSTHSKNSKTNGEQTSKEDETECKGEEEKGDELKVSPSSPSFRIYCVFPRDPNDDNDDLQRNKHISDENKKGKRQAAVGTKIRRRFNNVKKLLIPPNVPSSTANRG